One Burkholderia thailandensis E264 genomic window carries:
- a CDS encoding energy transducer TonB: MQVSNSLPAASAPAFSRMNPRVVTAAVAVLAGHALLLAGALLMRNDVPHRPLESKTITALLLSAPVAQPVGIRSAPAPTPPKPVPKVKPAPAPRPVAKPSPTPLPVVHEPAPNAITAPEPAPPAPAAPAETSVKAAPPAGAPTSRPTMEIVAPKEGAHLTCQIARAAYPSMSKRRGETGVVKVRFVVGLTGKIESAQVVQSSGFPRLDDAALDAIRSSPCQPYLQNGQPMRAAYTQPYDFTLTD; the protein is encoded by the coding sequence ATGCAGGTTTCGAATTCCCTGCCGGCCGCATCCGCGCCGGCCTTCTCCCGTATGAATCCCCGCGTCGTCACCGCTGCCGTGGCGGTTCTCGCCGGACACGCGCTCCTGCTCGCCGGCGCGCTGCTGATGCGCAACGACGTGCCACACCGTCCGCTCGAATCGAAGACGATCACCGCCCTGTTGCTGAGCGCGCCCGTCGCGCAGCCGGTCGGCATCCGGTCCGCGCCGGCTCCCACGCCGCCCAAACCCGTCCCGAAGGTCAAGCCGGCGCCCGCCCCCCGTCCCGTCGCGAAGCCGAGCCCGACGCCGCTGCCCGTCGTGCACGAGCCCGCGCCGAATGCGATCACTGCGCCGGAACCCGCGCCGCCCGCTCCAGCCGCGCCCGCCGAGACGAGCGTGAAGGCCGCGCCGCCCGCGGGCGCGCCGACGAGCCGCCCGACGATGGAGATCGTCGCGCCGAAGGAAGGCGCACACCTGACCTGCCAGATCGCGCGGGCCGCCTATCCGTCGATGTCGAAGCGGCGCGGCGAGACGGGCGTCGTGAAGGTTCGCTTCGTCGTCGGCCTGACGGGCAAGATCGAAAGCGCGCAGGTCGTCCAGAGCAGCGGCTTTCCGCGCCTCGACGACGCGGCGCTCGACGCGATCCGCTCGTCGCCGTGCCAGCCGTATCTGCAAAACGGACAGCCGATGCGCGCCGCCTACACGCAGCCTTATGACTTCACTCTGACCGACTAA